TCTATAATTCTTACAACATGAACATTGCTGCAGGTAATACTATTACTCTGCTAGTAAAAAATTTGATATCCCTCTTGCAATTGTGTATACAGATGCGTCAAATTCATTACTGAGTACAATTATTGTAATTCCTTTGTTTGGGTAGATCCACATATCAGATGTAAACAAATTACTCGCACCTCCATGAACCACTAATTTATTCTCTGAATCATTATTTTCAATTCCCCAGCCATATCCATAGCTATCATATAGATTTGTGGGTTGGAAATGCGGAAAAAGATATGCAGATGTAGTTGCTTCATCTAGTACTGTATTGTTCATTATAGATTGGCTCCAAAGTAACATGTCACTTGCTCGTGTTAGAAGACCTCCATTTCCTTTAAGATTGAGATACGGACCATTGTCACTCCAATTCTCTTCATTTGGCTTATTATTTTCAACTCCATTCAAATAACCGTTGGCCACTTCATTTTGTTGCCAATCTGGAATTATATAACCAGTATGGTACATGTTTGAAGGTTCAAAAATCTCTAAACTTAAAAAGCTTTCATAATCCATTCCACTAGCTTTTTCAATTATTAAACCAAGTAAGCTATAGCCTACGTTAGAATAATTAAATCTTTCTCCAACGGGACTAATTAATTCGCTATTAAAAACTTGCCTTAAAAACTCTTCCTCAGTAATGGTTTCATAATCTCCACCTATTCCAGCTCTTAAACCAGAAGAATGTGTGAGTAACTGATGAATGGTTATATTTTTTTTGTCATTAGGAACAGCGTCAAAGTATTTTGATAAATTATCATCAACTGAAATCTTATTTTGCATTGACAATTTTAGGATTCCAGCGGCAGTCAACTGTTTTGAAATGGAGCACATATCAAAAACGGTATTGATATCATTCAATCCATTTTCTTGACTATTTTTTCTTCCATATGCCTGGTTAAATATGATTTCGTCATTTTGAGCGACTAGAACAACACCTGAAAAATCTCTGGCCATAAGTTCTTTATCAAGGGAAGAAAAATCATCAACTATTAACTCCTCATCACTATTGGAACAACTAAAATTCAGTAATGAAAATGAAATTATTAGAAGTAATAAGATTGTATTTGTTTTTTTCATGATTTTATATTGTTTACTTGATTGAAATAAAAATTTCAATGTTTAAAAAATAAAAACCAAAGTGAATTCACCTGGGTAGTTACAAATTTGATTTTAGAAGAAATAACCAACAGATAGTTGAAATACTCCATTTCTATTTTTATCCAAGACCCCATCAAAGTCAATAATATTAGACAGCCCAAGATTATATCTTGCGCTAAAATTGAGTCCGTTATCAAGTTTATAACCAACGCCAAAATTCACTCCGAAATCTGTCGATTTTAAAGCGTCTTCAAAGTTTATGGAGCCTCCTTCAGTGTAAAGCAAAAAACCAATTTGTGGCCCTGCTTCCAAGCTCAATCCCCTGGTAACATAGTATTTTCCCATTACCGGGACATTTAGATAGTTTAATGAAATTACACCTTCAGAATCAATGTTTGTATCTGCCCCTTGTCCGGAATACATGACTTCGGGTTGCAAAGCGAATTTGTCTGAAATTTTCCATTCAACCATAACACCAAAATGGAAATCTGTATTGGGAGTAAAATCTTCGGTATCGTCTCCTGTAACAAATGCAAGGTTTAAACCTGCTTTAGCTCCGAATTTTACTTTTTGAGCATTGATAGTATTTAATCCTAAAACTGTAATAACCGTTATTAATATTATTTTCTTCATGATTGATGTTTTTATTTAATTGTTTATATTTTTTAATTCAATTTTCTTTTAAAGATGTAGCGTGTAATAAAAATGCCATTTCCATCATTCTCGCCGGCATCACTTTCCACAGCACTTGTTACGAATGCCAAATCCCAACCTTCAGAAATCATTGCAGTTAGTTTTGATGAGATTACAGCATCATTTGCTGCTATATTTTGAAAGCGTATTCCTGCGACATTATAAAAGTTTAATAGTTTTGTTTCCTCAAAATCCTTTACTCTAATGTCTTTCCTTTTCGACTTATTTCTTGTATTATCATCTTTTGTTTGCGTAGAAGTAAATTCTTTATAGTCTCTTTTATCATTTGCTGAAATTAAACGCGACCTACCCAATCCATCTGGTATAATAGACTCTACGCTTGTAATTACTTTTACTTCAAATTTTTGTTGTACTGTTCCTTGTGCAAAAGCATTAGTTATAAGTACCATGAATACTGCTACTACTGTTATTTTTTTCATCTTTTTTTAATTATGGTGTCACTATCTATTATGGCAATACTATTCCAAATGCTTCACTAAAACCCTGTTTAAGAAAATCCTCAAAAGGCAAATCATGACCGCCATTTCCGGAAAGTATATTTGCATTTTTCGATTGTAAAAATGCAACTTCTTCGACCGTAAGGCTACCAACGGCCATGTCTGTTTCTCCATAAATGTATGTTATGTTAGATAGGCTTTCAATAGTATTAAATTGCTCTGTATATCTATTCATTGCTAACCCAGCAAACATTCTAGCTTCATTTCTATTGAATGCATCTACAAATGGTTGATCATCTACTATGGGAGTAACTCCGTTTTCAAAAAACGCATTCTTTCCTTCAGCTAGACCCTGCCATATAGCATCGTTAATGTCTAGCCTACCTGTTATAATTAAATAATCATCGGCCGCATCTATTCCTTGTTGCGCAATAAACTCTTGCGTTACAAATGCGCCAAATGATATTCCAGCAACATAAACCGTTCTACCTTGATTTTTAAAATAGGTAATCACTTCAGAAAGCATCTCTATACTTTCAGCATTAAAATTAATGGCTTGGTCCAATGTTATATCATTGCCTTCCAATATGTTGGAATTTAACGTTTGGGCCTGATGTACGGTTATAGTTAAAATGTCTTGTGGGCGACTAATATCTTGTGCAAGGTCATCTATTATATCTGTAGCCAATTCGGGACTAGGACCACCTGGTACAGCTATCAATACTGTAGGAGCTTTTTCATCCCCTCTGAAATAAATTAAATTTTTAATGTCTTGGGATATCTCGGTAATATCTGCAGGAGGTATTCCATTATCATCATTAGAACAGGAGAGTGTAATGATTGATAATAGTACAACTAGAAATTTATTGGCAAGAGTAGATAAGTTATTTGATTTTTCTATTTTAAAAAACATTTTTTTCATGATGATTTCTTTATGATTTCCTTGCAAAGGAATAGGTGAAAACGCTTTGGGGTAGAATAATTTGACGAACGTTGCGTAGTTGTTGACGAACGTAGGAATTACTTAATCACAAATAAATAATAGGTTCCTTTGTACAAAATACACCAATGAACAAAACCAAATCAATAAGGAAAATAGCATTGCATCTCCTGTTCTGGGTGTTAAATTATTGGTTGTTTGCTTTTGTTGTCCATTCAGATTGGAATGGGTTTAATAATGTTTCTGATCCTAATAGTTTAGCCTATGCCTATACGTATGGGCTTTTTACCAATGTCTTTTTGTTTTATATACAAGTGTTTTGGTTAGTGCCAAAAATGTATATGCATAATAAAAAAGCAATGTTCTATGTGCTTTCTTTTTCTATATGCATAGCAGTTTCTCTAGTTGAAACCTATTTTGACTATATGCTGTATGATATATTTGAAATATATGATACAGATGAATTTGAGGATAACTTCAGTATTACCGTTTTTGTCAATGTCTTTTACGGCGTTGCGGGCTTTTATTATATTTTGAGACACGCCCACAAAAAATCTGAAAAGGAAAAACAACAACTAATACAAGAATCATTTAAGGCTGAACTAAAATATCTAAAAGCCCAGTTAAATCCTCACTTTTTATTTAATGGAATTAATAATGTGTACCACTTAATAGGTAAAAATAATGCCTTGGCTAAAGATACATTACTTCAGTTTTCGGAGCTATTACGCTATCAATTGTATGAAAGTGGCACTGAAATTATATTAAAAAAAGAACTAGACTTTGTATTACAGTATATTAAAATGGAAAAAACCCGTAAGGGTTCAGATATTCAGCTAGCCTACATTATAGAATTTGAGAATGCCACAAAAAAAATAGTTCCATTATTATTAATTCCTATTATAGAAAATGCATTTAAACATTGTAGTAATCACACTAATAATAATGACAATAGTATAGACATAAACATTAAAGAAGTAGGAGGTAAGCTCTCGCTACATTGTGCAAATACTTTTGATGGTGCAACTGGTAAGAATGCTGTTGGCGGAATTGGCTTAACAAATGTAAAAAAACGCTTATCGATAGTATATCCAGATAAGCATGAATTAATCATACATAAGAAAAAACAGATGTTTATGGTTGACTTGATTATAGAATTATAAAAAGTAAAAGAATGAAACGACTAAATTGTTTAATCATAGATGATGAACCTGTCGCTAGAGAAGGCATTAGCGATTATTGTAAAGAGATTTCGTTCTTAAATGTGGTTGCGCTATGTAAGAATGTATTGCAAGCAAATCATTATCTCGAAAGCAATGAAATTGATTTAATTTTTTTAGATATCAATATGCCCATACTATCCGGTGTAGATTGGCTAAAAGGCTTAAAAAAATCACCTTCAATTATAATGACAACTGCATATGAGGAATATGCGTTACAAAGCTTTGGGTACAACGTTTTAGATTATTTAGTAAAACCCATTTCTTATAAGCGTTTTTTACAGGCAGTTAATAAGGTTAACAGTTACTATGAACATAATGATGAAAAAAACATACTTTTTTTAAAAAATGAGAGACAGCTTAAAAAGATATACATAAAGGATATTCTATTTGCAAAAGCAATGCAAAATTATATCAAAGTGGTAACAACAAACGAGACAATAGTTACACAAATAGCTTTAAAGAATTTTAAAGATCAATTGCCTGAAAATGATTTTATTCAAACGCACAAATCGTATATAGTATGTAAATATAAAGTGGATACAATTGTGGAAAATGAAATTATCATTGGTGATTACGAAATTCCTATAAGTGTACGCTTAAAAAAGGAAGTGCTAGCCAATTTTCGTGTATAATTCTCTATAACGCCATATTTTGACTAATCGTCAACACTGTTGACGATTAAAAATCTGTTGACCGATTTGTTGACCTTTTTCTAATAAATTTTGATTGCGATTAGTGTCGTATTAAAAATCAAAAACCCTTCAAATAGGAGTATTTGAAAGGTTTTAGTTTTATTTGGTGTTCTTGACCTAAATCTTGCTGGATTCAAGCCTTGAACCTTAAGTGACCTCGGCAGGATTCAAACCTGCAACCTTCTGAGCCGTAATCAGATGCGCTATTCAGTTGCGCCACGAGGCCTTTTTTATGGGGTGCAAATATATTTCTTTTTAAATTTACGACAAAACCCTAACAACATAATTCCATGGATTTTCACTCTTATATTCGCGATATCAAGGACTTTCCTGAACCAGGAGTCCTTTTTAAGGATATTACTCCACTTTTAAAGGATAAAAATGCCCTCAACAATGCCGCTGATGTGCTCTTTGGAATGGTAAAACAATATGAAGTGGACAAGGTAGTTGGCGTAGATAGTAGGGGGTTTATTTTTGCGCCTATTTTGGCATCAAAACTAAATGCAGGTTTTGTTCCCGTTCGTAAATCGGGAAAATTACCGTACACAACAGTTTCTGAATCGTACGCCTTGGAATATGGCAATGGCAGTTTGGAAATTCATACAGATGCCATACAAAAAGGAGAGCGAGTATTGGTGCATGACGATGTATTGGCGACTGGTGGTACGGCAGAAGCTGTATGTAAGTTGATTGAAAAACTCGGAGGCAAGGTAGTACAATGCAACTTTTTAATTCAGCTTTCCTTTTTAAACGGAGCGATCAAACTCAAAGATCACGAGATAACAGCACTTTTGAACTATTAGCGCAAAGCCTTTGTTGTTATGAAGTAGCGCCAGCCTATTATGGCCATTTGTAGTTTGGAAGCTTTTGATAAATCCAATCCTCTTTTTGAGTAGGAGGGAAGGAACGCTTTGTTCATTCTAGCCAGCAATCTGTAAAACATCGTTCGTCTGTTGAGAACAGCAAATATAACCAAGAAGCAGATATAATTGTCTGCCAATTACCAAAGAAAGTGTTAACTATTGGCTTTTATCCAATTGTTTATTTTTTCCTCCAATAACGCTAGGGGAACGCAGCCGGTTTCCAAGACCTGATTATGAAATTTTCGAATATCAAAATTCTCTCCCAAGGCTTTTTCTGCTTTTTCTCGCAATTCCCTAATTTTCAATTGTCCAATTTTATAGGAAAGCGCTTGTCCGGGATTGGCCATATAGCGTTCTATTTCTGATGTAATGCTCGCTTCAGATTCTGCTTCATTATCCAAAGAGTACTGAATGGCCTCTTCCCTTGTCCATCCTTTGGAATGTAATCCGGTATCCACCACTAAACGCACTGCACGGTGCATTTCGGCTCCTAGCATACCAAAAAGCTGATAGGGATCAGTATAAAGTCCTAACTCAGTACCCAATGATTCGCTGTACAAAGCCCAACCTTCCCCATAACCACTATACCAAAGGGTTTTCCTAAACTTGGGCAGGACTTCACTTTCTTGGGTCAGGGATATTTGGTAATGGTGTCCGGGAATTGCCTCGTGCAAGAAAAGTGATTCGTCCGAGTATGTGTTGTATGCCGTAACATCTGGAATGGGTACATAAAAAATACCGGGCCTTGTTCCATCCAATGAACCTGGATTGTATTCGGCGCTTGCGGATTTTTCCCTAAAAGCTTCAGTACGTTTTACCGCAAAAGCAGTTTTAGGTTTTACGTCGAACAATTTTTCTATCTGTGGTTTCATACGATTATGGATAGCATTAAAGTTGTCGATTACCTCATTCGGTTCTTTGAAGGGCATAAGCTCTTCGTTGCTTCTTACAAAATCAAAAAAAGCTTTTAAGTCTCCTTCAAAACCGACCGTTGTTTTTATCTTTTCCATTTCAGCGCGAATTCTAGCAACTTCACTAAGCCCTAATTCGTGGATTTCGGTGGCTGTCATGTTTGTTGTTGTATACTTTTTTATTTGGTGCGCATAGTAAGCATCGCCATCTGGTTCACCTTGTATACCGCTAGATTCACGTCCTCTTTTGATATACTCTTCACTCATAAACGTATACAGACGCTCATAAGAAGGAACTATTTTATCGAGTATCATTCTTGTAAAGGCTTCTTCTAAAGTTGATTTTTCCTCTTCTGTAAAGTCGTCCGGAAAGTTTTTGATTGGTCCATAAAATAGGTGCTCATCCAAATTCCTATCGGTAAGTGACTGCAATTGCGGTAAAACTTTTTTAATCAAGGATGTTGGTAGTACATGACCTTTTTCCATTCCTTCACGCATTCTTTCTTCTGCTGAATTCATCCACTCTAAATACCCGTCTACCCTTTTCATCCATTTTTCATAATCCTCCACAGTATTAAAGGGCTGCGCGCTAGAACCGCTTGCCAATTGCCCCATGAATAGATTGGGAGACCACATTTGGTCTATTGGAGTTAGATTTGCGTTGAATTTGAGCTCTTCCAAATGGATATTACATTCCCAGGTCAAAATTGCCTTGCTCATTTTTTCACTGTCCGAGAGGTCTTCATCTGAAAAAGTACCCAATTCATTTTTATAGGTACTGTAATGCGTTTTGATTCTTTCCAAATACTCATCTGAAAGTAAATTGACAAAAACATCATCGTAACGATGGTCTCCCGCCATTGTAGCATTGATTGGGTTCAATTTTAGACCATCTTCATAATAATTGTCCAGAATTTTGGAAAAATTCGCGCTGAGGTCTGGAGTGTTCTCTTGCTTTGGTTCTTGTTTGCACGAAAAAAGTGAAACAAGTATGGCGCATAAAAGAGTGATTTTTTTTGTCATTTCAAGTAGCTAAACATTTCAGATGCAAAATACTTAAAATAAGGCAATCTAATGTATTGGGTTTCTCGGTTAGACTAAAATGGATGTAATGAGCTGTATGAGCAACATCACTAAAAACTTAACTATGGTTATCATTGTATTGATTAATTTAAAGGGTGAATATTTGTGGTAAACCGGTTATGTTTTTTGAATATAAAATGAGAATTATCAGGTTTCCAAATACTTAGCTAAAAATTAATTAAATTGAATACAAGATTGTAGCTTAAAAAATGAAATCAACTTTAAGAATTATGTGACTTCCTTAAAAAAAAATTTAATTTATAATATAATATGCATATTTAGATAATAAATGATAACAAATGAAGTGGTCTTTTTATGTAAATTTCAAAACCTAAGGGGGTTTTCATTTGGAAAACCACTTTTTTTTGCCATTCCGTTCTCTTGGACAAATAGATTATTGATTCTTTGGACAGTTCATTTGGTAACAGGTTTTTTGTGCTTTTTGAATATTTTATCACCTTAGTTTTTTAATTTGTTTTGTGGTTTACATGTTTTTATGAAACATTTTTTGTCACTAAGCTATTGACGAATAAATCTTCTTCTATATTTACACCAAATATTATTTTTGGGAAATCTACTTTTTATTGTTCTTGGTCTGGTACTGCTGATTTTGGGAGGAAATTGGTTGTTGAAAGCTGCTGTTGCTCTGTCCTTAAGGCTTGAAATTCCGAAAATAGTGATAGGCATGACAGTGGTTTCTTTCGCTACCTCTGCTCCCGAGCTCATAGTTAGTATCAAAGCCGCTTTAGATGGATTTCCCGATTTGTCTCTGGGCAATGTTGTAGGGTCTAACATTGCTAATTTGGGTCTAGTGCTCGGCATTACGGTGTTGTTGGGGAACATAGATGTACGCAAGAGTTTTTACACCACGGATTGGCCGGTAATGATGGTAGCATCTTTATTGTTTGTTGGCTTTATCTATTTTGATGGGGTCTTGGAACAGTATGAAGGCATTATCATGGTCGTTTTTTTGTTCTTATTTCTTATTTACTTATTGCGTTTTCAAAAGACTGCGGTTATAGACGAAATGCCCGGAGATGATGTTCCGTTACCTTTACATAAAATCGCCCTGTTTCTAGGGATAGGAGGAACTGCTCTTTGGGGCGGTTCGGAGTTATTGATAGATGGCGCTGTGGGTCTGGCATCAGCATTTGGAGTGAGCGATAGGGTCATTGGTATTACCATTGTCTCTGTCGGCACAAGTATCCCGGAATTGGCAGCATCCATTATCGCTATTATCAAAAAAGAGAAGGCTATCTCTCTGGGCAACCTGATTGGCTCCAATATTTTTAACCTTCTCGCTGTTTTGGGAATAACTTCTATAATTACACCAATAACCGTTGTTGACCAAGGGTTGCTCTCTAGCGACATCTTCTGGATGCTTGGAATTTCCTTCTTGATACTCCCTTTGGTGTTTATCCCAAAAGGGTTACGATTAGGATGGCGTGATGGTATAATTCTTGTGGCCTATTATGCAACATTTGTCTATTTTACGATTAGCTAAATTCTTTTTTTCCTACTGCCCAGACTTCAATATTTTATTAAAAATGAGTAAATAAGTTTTGTGTGGACGTAAAATATATATGCCCAATGAAGTAGTAGAAACTAAAAAACCGTCCCAAGTTGAGACGGTTTTCTAAAAATGTATTCAACAATTAATTTATATACTAGACATCGGCAGACTTAACGGTCTTAATAATTCGTGCCGCAATTTTATATGGATCTCCATTGGAGGCTGGTCTTCTATCTTCCAACCAACCTTTCCAGCCTTTCTCAACAGTCATGATAGGAATACGGATAGAAGCCCCTCTATCAGAAACACCATAACTAAAATCTTTTATAGATGCAGTTTCATGGTCACCTGTTAAGCGTTGATCATTAAATTCACCATAAACTTCAATATGCTCTTTTGTAACTGGCCTAAATGCCTCGCATATCTTTTCGTAAACATCTTTAGAACCAGCAGTTCTCAATGTTGTGTTCGAGAAGTTTGCGTGCATACCAGAACCGTTCCAGTCTCCTTTTACAGGTTTTGGGTGATATTCAATGTAGTAACCATAAGACTCTGTCAAACGGTCAAGTAGATATCTGGCGACCCAGATTTCATCACCTGCTTTCTGTGCACCTTTGGCGAATAATTGAAATTCCCACTGGCCAGCAGCAACTTCTTGGTTGATACCTTCAAAGTTTAATCCGGCATCAATGCATTGATTAGCGTGTTCTTCGACTAAATCACGTCCCCAAGTATTTTTTCCTCCTACAGAGCAGTAGTATAGTCCCTGCGGCCCAGGATATCCACCAATAGGGAAACCAAGTGGCAACTGTGTCTCAGTATCCATAATAAAATACTCTTGCTCAAAACCAAACCAGAAATCAGCGTCAGGGTCATCAATGGTTGCCCTTGAATTTGATTCATGCGGTGTACCATCGGCATTCAATACCTCGGTCATAACCAAGTATCCGTTAATGCGTGCTGGGTCTGGGTAAATTGCTACTGGTTTTAACAAACAGTCAGAAGAACCTCCTTCGGCTTGTTTTGTAGAACTCCCATCAAAAGACCACATTGGGCAGTCTTCTAGTTTACCACTAAAATCATCTTCGATTTTTGTTTTACTTCTTAAGTTGGCAGTTGGTTTGTAACCATCCAACCAAATGTACTCTAATTTAGATTTGCTCATAATTCCGGCAGTTATTTGTTCTCAAGTTTACGATTGACAAAAATATGTTTTTCATTCAATAATATAGGTTTATGAGGGTTAAAATCACAAACTAATGGATATATTTTAAATTACCCCTATTTTGTGTAGGGCTGAATGAAAAAAAAGTAAATTTTGAAGGATATATTATTAAATTGTTAATTGTAGCTTTGTGATTTAAATTTTAAGTAATGTCAAATACAAGATTTGAAGCACTGACAAAGAGTCGTAAAAGGGTTCACGCTACAGGGGAAACAGGCAAACGTTCTGAATTGTTCGGAAAAAACGTCTTTAATGAAGAACGAATGCTTCAGTTTTTGACCAGGGAAGCCTTTGATAAGGTCAAATCCGCCATTTTTCAAGGAAATAAAATAGATAGAAAGATTGCGGACCAAGTTGCGGAAGGTATGAAAGCATGGGCACTGTCTATGGGTGCTACGCATTACACACACTGGTTTCAACCCTTAACAGGTTCCACGGCGGAAAAGCACGATGCATTTTTTGACATACTATCGGATGGAAGAGCGATGGAAAAATTTGAAGGTGCCCAACTGGTACAACAAGAACCAGATGCTTCTAGCTTTCCAAGTGGTGGAATACGTAATACTTTCGAAGCAAGAGGGTATACCGCTTGGGATCCCACATCACCAGCTTTTATCTATAAAACAACACTTTGCATCCCAACAATTTTTGTTGCATATACAGGTGAGGCATTGGATAATAAGGCTCCATTATTAAGAGCTTTGCATGCCGTGGATGAAGCTGCAACGGCAGTGGCTCAATATTTTGATAAAAATGTGCGTAAGGTCTATGCAACTTTAGGCTGGGAACAAGAATACTTTCTAGTGGATAAGGCACTTGCACAGTCTAGGTTGGATATTGTAATGACAGGACGTACCTTGGTGGGCAACCCTGCCGCAAAAGGCCAACAATTGGACGACCATTATTTTGGAGTGATTCCT
The nucleotide sequence above comes from Flagellimonas sp. HMM57. Encoded proteins:
- a CDS encoding LytTR family DNA-binding domain-containing protein, which gives rise to MKRLNCLIIDDEPVAREGISDYCKEISFLNVVALCKNVLQANHYLESNEIDLIFLDINMPILSGVDWLKGLKKSPSIIMTTAYEEYALQSFGYNVLDYLVKPISYKRFLQAVNKVNSYYEHNDEKNILFLKNERQLKKIYIKDILFAKAMQNYIKVVTTNETIVTQIALKNFKDQLPENDFIQTHKSYIVCKYKVDTIVENEIIIGDYEIPISVRLKKEVLANFRV
- a CDS encoding DUF885 family protein — its product is MTKKITLLCAILVSLFSCKQEPKQENTPDLSANFSKILDNYYEDGLKLNPINATMAGDHRYDDVFVNLLSDEYLERIKTHYSTYKNELGTFSDEDLSDSEKMSKAILTWECNIHLEELKFNANLTPIDQMWSPNLFMGQLASGSSAQPFNTVEDYEKWMKRVDGYLEWMNSAEERMREGMEKGHVLPTSLIKKVLPQLQSLTDRNLDEHLFYGPIKNFPDDFTEEEKSTLEEAFTRMILDKIVPSYERLYTFMSEEYIKRGRESSGIQGEPDGDAYYAHQIKKYTTTNMTATEIHELGLSEVARIRAEMEKIKTTVGFEGDLKAFFDFVRSNEELMPFKEPNEVIDNFNAIHNRMKPQIEKLFDVKPKTAFAVKRTEAFREKSASAEYNPGSLDGTRPGIFYVPIPDVTAYNTYSDESLFLHEAIPGHHYQISLTQESEVLPKFRKTLWYSGYGEGWALYSESLGTELGLYTDPYQLFGMLGAEMHRAVRLVVDTGLHSKGWTREEAIQYSLDNEAESEASITSEIERYMANPGQALSYKIGQLKIRELREKAEKALGENFDIRKFHNQVLETGCVPLALLEEKINNWIKANS
- a CDS encoding serine hydrolase, with amino-acid sequence MKKTNTILLLLIISFSLLNFSCSNSDEELIVDDFSSLDKELMARDFSGVVLVAQNDEIIFNQAYGRKNSQENGLNDINTVFDMCSISKQLTAAGILKLSMQNKISVDDNLSKYFDAVPNDKKNITIHQLLTHSSGLRAGIGGDYETITEEEFLRQVFNSELISPVGERFNYSNVGYSLLGLIIEKASGMDYESFLSLEIFEPSNMYHTGYIIPDWQQNEVANGYLNGVENNKPNEENWSDNGPYLNLKGNGGLLTRASDMLLWSQSIMNNTVLDEATTSAYLFPHFQPTNLYDSYGYGWGIENNDSENKLVVHGGASNLFTSDMWIYPNKGITIIVLSNEFDASVYTIARGISNFLLAE
- a CDS encoding calcium/sodium antiporter, which gives rise to MGNLLFIVLGLVLLILGGNWLLKAAVALSLRLEIPKIVIGMTVVSFATSAPELIVSIKAALDGFPDLSLGNVVGSNIANLGLVLGITVLLGNIDVRKSFYTTDWPVMMVASLLFVGFIYFDGVLEQYEGIIMVVFLFLFLIYLLRFQKTAVIDEMPGDDVPLPLHKIALFLGIGGTALWGGSELLIDGAVGLASAFGVSDRVIGITIVSVGTSIPELAASIIAIIKKEKAISLGNLIGSNIFNLLAVLGITSIITPITVVDQGLLSSDIFWMLGISFLILPLVFIPKGLRLGWRDGIILVAYYATFVYFTIS
- a CDS encoding porin family protein, giving the protein MKKIILITVITVLGLNTINAQKVKFGAKAGLNLAFVTGDDTEDFTPNTDFHFGVMVEWKISDKFALQPEVMYSGQGADTNIDSEGVISLNYLNVPVMGKYYVTRGLSLEAGPQIGFLLYTEGGSINFEDALKSTDFGVNFGVGYKLDNGLNFSARYNLGLSNIIDFDGVLDKNRNGVFQLSVGYFF
- a CDS encoding adenine phosphoribosyltransferase; the protein is MDFHSYIRDIKDFPEPGVLFKDITPLLKDKNALNNAADVLFGMVKQYEVDKVVGVDSRGFIFAPILASKLNAGFVPVRKSGKLPYTTVSESYALEYGNGSLEIHTDAIQKGERVLVHDDVLATGGTAEAVCKLIEKLGGKVVQCNFLIQLSFLNGAIKLKDHEITALLNY
- a CDS encoding SsrA-binding protein, which produces MNKAFLPSYSKRGLDLSKASKLQMAIIGWRYFITTKALR
- a CDS encoding sensor histidine kinase — encoded protein: MNKTKSIRKIALHLLFWVLNYWLFAFVVHSDWNGFNNVSDPNSLAYAYTYGLFTNVFLFYIQVFWLVPKMYMHNKKAMFYVLSFSICIAVSLVETYFDYMLYDIFEIYDTDEFEDNFSITVFVNVFYGVAGFYYILRHAHKKSEKEKQQLIQESFKAELKYLKAQLNPHFLFNGINNVYHLIGKNNALAKDTLLQFSELLRYQLYESGTEIILKKELDFVLQYIKMEKTRKGSDIQLAYIIEFENATKKIVPLLLIPIIENAFKHCSNHTNNNDNSIDINIKEVGGKLSLHCANTFDGATGKNAVGGIGLTNVKKRLSIVYPDKHELIIHKKKQMFMVDLIIEL
- a CDS encoding glutamine synthetase beta-grasp domain-containing protein, with protein sequence MSKSKLEYIWLDGYKPTANLRSKTKIEDDFSGKLEDCPMWSFDGSSTKQAEGGSSDCLLKPVAIYPDPARINGYLVMTEVLNADGTPHESNSRATIDDPDADFWFGFEQEYFIMDTETQLPLGFPIGGYPGPQGLYYCSVGGKNTWGRDLVEEHANQCIDAGLNFEGINQEVAAGQWEFQLFAKGAQKAGDEIWVARYLLDRLTESYGYYIEYHPKPVKGDWNGSGMHANFSNTTLRTAGSKDVYEKICEAFRPVTKEHIEVYGEFNDQRLTGDHETASIKDFSYGVSDRGASIRIPIMTVEKGWKGWLEDRRPASNGDPYKIAARIIKTVKSADV